The following proteins come from a genomic window of Diorhabda carinulata isolate Delta chromosome X, icDioCari1.1, whole genome shotgun sequence:
- the LOC130901089 gene encoding uncharacterized protein LOC130901089, translated as MNKTNMLAAHKVKLHGITSSKWTTKDQIVQYKGLISLYTRDKKILEMDNILARKRQSKGLKQIQRNIEASRKELDNAIKGDKQKLRNTLAVNKELQLRFQNSPPQKVIDILNQVNFTKRKARDISRYKMKIKSEILTDLNLKYSEYEDQIKYEGVESLLPCEKTAYLITGKVQDAMLRKEAAIYIRNSYKEIIAIMRKDSIYFDALLDTLKYDGLKQGNCMLSATKLGQQATEYLEDRKEEYKFLERIVRTEMLKRKNDLALVQQNVQNFTENLKNLMRTDSDINLGRINIDESPSYTLLKEEISTIEGTMKMLMESFITSSVDQLYPLLIGQLHQKNTLLKWKEKNENIKEDLLFKNKTATTMYNKMMSTTLDTTASYNEKKIEFGNKIANKVAERKKLQLLINDRYQLMAKIRLSLKHLQLVSSLLQSDARKKISFSKYDDDMQLAIPGDDEVDHIKIIPDLLSKFAKLAHESKDLLSDTDTEKGYKQFEMYMRNLSKPIEVNVTPSEESLIDTVFIDNTVPTFDDIKKRSAEIVALGIAALEYKPPIPPKKKKYKFK; from the coding sequence atgaataaaacaaatatgcTAGCAGCCCACAAGGTGAAACTTCACGGAATAACTTCCAGCAAGTGGACCACGAAAGACCAAATCGTACAATACAAAGGTCTCATTAGTCTGTACACAAGAGATAAGAAGATTCTCGAAATGGATAATATTTTAGCACGAAAAAGACAAAGTAAAGGATTGAAACAGATACAACGAAACATAGAAGCCTCAAGGAAAGAATTGGATAATGCTATTAAAGGTGATAAACAGAAGCTTCGAAATACCCTAGCCGTTAATAAAGAACTACAACTCAGATTCCAAAATTCACCTCCACAGAAAGTCATAGATATTCTAAACCAAGTCAATTTCACCAAACGTAAAGCAAGAGATATATCAAGGTACAAAATGAAGATAAAATCTGAAATACTTACAGACTTGAATCTTAAATACAGTGAATACGAGGATCAAATTAAATACGAAGGTGTTGAATCATTATTACCTTGCGAGAAAACGGCTTATCTTATAACCGGGAAAGTTCAAGACGCGATGTTAAGAAAAGAAGCCGCCATTTATATAAGAAATTCTTACAAAGAAATAATTGCTATTATGCGAAAAGATTCCATTTATTTTGATGCCCTATTAGATACGTTGAAATACGATGGTTTGAAACAAGGAAATTGCATGTTAAGTGCTACAAAATTAGGGCAACAGGCAACGGAATATTTAGAAGatagaaaagaagaatataaatTTCTCGAAAGAATAGTAAGAACAGAAATGTTGAAACGAAAAAACGATCTTGCTCTAGTACAACAAAACGTCCAAAATTTCacggaaaatttgaaaaacctaATGAGAACAGATAGCGATATTAATTTAGGAAGAATAAATATAGATGAATCCCCAAGTTACACTCTATTGAAAGAggaaatttcaacaattgaagGTACTATGAAAATGTTAATGGAATCGTTCATCACGTCTTCTGTAGATCAACTCTACCCATTGTTAATTGGACAGTTGCATCAAAAGAACACTCTATTGAAATGGAAAGAGAAAAACGAGAATATAAAAGAAGatttgttattcaaaaataaaacggCAACGACTATGTACAATAAAATGATGAGTACAACGCTCGATACAACTGCTTcatataatgaaaagaaaatagaatttggaaataaaattgcCAATAAGGTAGCTGAGAGAAAGAAGCTGCAACTTCTAATAAACGATAGATATCAGCTCATGGCTAAGATAAGATTATCCCTGAAGCACCTCCAATTAGTATCAAGCCTGTTACAATCAGATGCACGtaagaaaatttctttttccaaatatgATGATGACATGCAACTTGCAATACCCGGAGACGACGAAGTCGATCACAtcaaaataattccagatttacTAAGTAAATTTGCTAAATTAGCCCACGAATCGAAGGATCTTTTAAGTGATACGGATACGGAAAAAGGATACAAACAATTCGAAATGTATATGAGGAATTTAAGCAAACCGATAGAGGTTAACGTTACACCTAGCGAAGAATCACTGATCGATACAGTGTTTATAGATAATACTGTACCGACATTCGATGATATAAAGAAACGAAGTGCAGAAATCGTTGCTCTCGGCATAGCTGCATTGGAATATAAACCTCCGATACCCCctaagaagaaaaaatacaaattcaaataa
- the LOC130901088 gene encoding uncharacterized protein LOC130901088: protein MNRSNMLTANKVKLHGMTSSKWTTKDQITQYKGLINLYTKDRNVLKSENDIPRRRQARELKKLQRNIDINRKALDNLLKGDKQKLQNILQDHRELKILFQEAPPQKAIDVIHKANFNKRKLKDLLSYKIKLKSNILTDLKLKCAEYEDALKYKDNAKLLPCERKAYTLNGKVQDAFLKIEAAVYIRNSYTEIVALMKKDAIYFDAVLSALEKDGLNQAKCLLNLTKVGQEAIEYLTNRRNEFMFLERLVRNEMWERRQDLEIVQQNVQDFADNLKHLIRDDNDVNTGEIRLNSSRSYDILKQEIDGIEITINKLKNSFSAHSVDQMYPLLKEQFSQKERLMRFMEKCKSAKEELVRKTKLASVVYSKTRNTTLDTTDSYNILKVKLKDNILKELSYTKEIQVGIDDRCELLAKIRVSLKHLQLLSRLLNTEVEEITPIYQRKSLPPFKPEKDEIEILNIIPELLRKFAKLANKSEQILDTKFIFNGFQLFEVLMRDRSKPIQIDIIHEEESLIEADVIDATVPTAKDIKKQSEEIVALGLAALEYKPPPPTKKPYKYRRRNK, encoded by the coding sequence ATGAACAGATCGAATATGTTAACGGCCAACAAGGTCAAACTTCATGGTATGACTTCCTCCAAATGGACCACTAAAGATCAAATAACTCAATACAAAGGccttataaatttatatacaaaagaTAGGAATGTTTTGAAAAGCGAAAATGATATACCCAGAAGACGGCAAGCTAGAGAACTAAAGAAATTACAACGAAATATAGATATCAACAGAAAGGCTTTAGATAACTTATTAAAAGGAGATAAACAAAAATTGCAGAATATCTTACAAGATCAtagagaattgaaaattttatttcaggaAGCTCCACCCCAAAAGGCAATAGATGTGATTCATAAAGCAAATTTCAACaaacgaaaattgaaagatttattatcttataaaataaaattaaaatctaatatACTCAcagatttgaaattaaaatgcgCTGAATATGAGGATGCACTGAAGTATAAAGACAATGCCAAACTTTTACCTTGCGAAAGAAAAGCGTACACTTTGAACGGAAAAGTGCAAGACGCGTTCTTAAAAATAGAAGCAGCCGTATATATAAGAAATTCTTATACAGAAATTGTGGCCCTCATGAAAAAAGACGCCATATATTTCGATGCCGTATTATCAGCGTTAGAAAAGGATGGTCTAAATCAAGCAAAATGTTTATTGAATCTAACAAAAGTTGGTCAAGAAGCGATAGAATATTTGACCAATAGAAGAAACGAATTCATGTTTTTGGAAAGATTAGTGCGAAACGAAATGTGGGAAAGAAGACAAGATCTTGAAATAGTACAACAGAATGTACAGGATTTCGCGGACAATTTAAAACATCTAATACGAGATGATAACGACGTTAACACCGGCGAAATCAGATTAAATTCTTCACGAAGTTACGACATATTGAAACAAGAAATTGATGGTATTGAAAtcacaataaacaaattaaaaaattcattttccgCTCACTCTGTCGATCAAATGTATCCTTTACTGAAAGAACAATTTTCTCAAAAGGAACGGCTCATGCGATTTATGGAAAAATGCAAATCGGCGAAAGAGGAATTAGTACGAAAAACGAAACTGGCTTCTGTTGTATACTCTAAAACTCGCAACACCACTCTAGATACAACAGATTCATACAATATCCTTAAAGTGAAATTAAAAGATAACATCCTGAAAGAGTTGAGTTATACGAAGGAAATACAAGTTGGAATTGATGATAGATGCGAACTTCTAGCGAAAATTAGAGTTTCATTGAAACATCTACAGTTACTATCTCGATTACTAAATACGGAAGTTGAGGAAATAACTCCGATTTATCAACGAAAGAGCTTACCTCCCTTCAAACCCGAAAAAGATGAGATTGAAATCTTGAACATTATTCCAGAATTGCTGCGTAAATTTGCGAAGTTAGCTAATAAATCCGAACAAATTTTAgacacaaaatttattttcaacggTTTCCAATTGTTTGAAGTACTAATGCGCGATAGGAGTAAGCCGATTCAAATCGATATTATACATGAAGAAGAATCACTTATTGAAGCGGATGTTATCGATGCTACTGTGCCAACAGCTAAAGATATTAAGAAACAGAGTGAAGAAATCGTAGCTCTCGGTTTAGCCGCCTTAGAATATAAACCTCCTCCACCAACTAAAAAACCATACAAATATAGgcgaagaaataaataa